Proteins from one Pygocentrus nattereri isolate fPygNat1 chromosome 16, fPygNat1.pri, whole genome shotgun sequence genomic window:
- the brd3a gene encoding bromodomain-containing protein 3a isoform X3 produces the protein MSDVTSATSTPPQIVNPPPPEVTNLTKPGRKTNQLQYMQNVVVKTLWRHQFAWPFYQPVDAVKLGLPDYHKIIKNPMDMGTIKKRLENVYYWSASECMQDFNTMFTNCYIYNKPTDDIVLMAQALEKIFLQKVALMPQEEVELLPPAPKGKGRKPAPGQPEGAVTSGSPPSAFPGATSPAPQTPVISPPAVPTITPSTPTVQNTTAPSIMPGLPPSQPVIKKKGVKRKADTTTPTTSAITASRSESPTPLCEGKQGKVASRRESTGRPIKPPKKDLEDGEVGQHGGKRGRLTEHLKYCDTILKEMLSKKHAAYAWPFYKPVDAEALELHDYHDIIKHPMDLSTIKKKMDSREYQDAQSFAADVRLMFSNCYKYNPPDHEVVAMARRLQDVFEMRFAKMPDEPVEVNVPGGAGGAGVVSKSTASSESSGDSSTSDSSDSEEERATRLAELQEQVGAEQLKAVHEQLAALSQAPVSKPKKKKERKDKDKKKKDNKHNKAKPEDDKKPKAVQPTKPAQPKKGPARKANSTIPGNRQPKKGARGGPGYESDDEDSALPMTYDEKRQLSLDINRLPGEKLGRVVHIIQSREPSLRDSNPDEIEIDFETLKPSTLRELERYVKTCLQKKQRKPLQKGGSGPGSGPSRLSGSSSSSDSGSSSSSGSTSDSSDSD, from the exons ATGTCGGATGTCACCTCAGCTACTTCAACCCCTCCTCAGATTGTCAACCCCCCACCTCCTGAGGTAACAAACCTCACTAAACCTGGCCGCAAGACTAATCAGCTACAGTACATGCAAAATGTAGTGGTCAAGACGCTGTGGAGGCATCAGTTCGCATGGCCCTTCTACCAGCCTGTTGATGCTGTCAAGCTGGGGCTGCCG GATTATCACAAGATAATAAAAAATCCAATGGATATGGGTACCATCAAGAAAAGACTGGAGAATGTGTACTACTGGAGTGCCAGCGAGTGTATGCAAGACTTCAATACGATGTTTACCAACTGTTACATCTACAATAAG CCAACAGATGACATTGTTTTAATGGCTCAAGCCTTGGAGAAGATTTTCCTGCAGAAGGTGGCCTTGATGCCCCAGGAGGAGGTTGAGTTACTCCCTCCAGCACCTAAGGGCAAGGGCCGCAAACCAGCACCAG GTCAGCCGGAAGGAGCTGTAACGTCTGGCTCTCCACCCTCGGCTTTCCCAGGTGCTACCTCTCCAGCCCCCCAAACGCCAGTTATCTCCCCTCCTGCAGTGCCTACCATCACGCCGAGTACGCCCACTGTACAGAATACGACAGCTCCCTCAATCATGCCTGGCCTGCCCCCCTCGCAGCCTGTCATCAAA AAGAAAGGGGTGAAGAGGAAAGCAGACACCACCACCCCGACTACGTCTGCTATCACAGCCAGCAGGAGTGAATCGCCCACCCCTCTCTGCGAAGGCAAGCAGGGCAAAGTGGCCTCTCGGAGGGAAAGCACTGGTCGGCCAATCAAACCTCCCAAGAAGGACCTGGAGGATGGTGAGGTGGGGCAGCATGGAGGCAAACGTGGCCGGCTGACTGAACACCTCAAGTATTGTGATACCATCCTCAAAGAAATGCTCTCCAAAAAGCATGCCGCATACGCCTGGCCATTCTACAAACCTGTTGATGCAGAGGCACTTGAACTGCACGATTACCATGACATTATCAAACACCCTATGGACTTAAGTACAATCAAA AAAAAGATGGACAGTCGGGAATACCAGGATGCACAGAGCTTTGCTGCAGATGTGCGATTAATGTTCTCAAATTGTTACAAGTACAACCCACCTGATCATGAGGTTGTAGCAATGGCTCGAAGACTACAA GATGTGTTTGAGATGCGCTTTGCTAAGATGCCAGATGAGCCAGTGGAGGTAAATGTGCCTGGTGGGGCTGGTGGGGCTGGTGTGGTCAGTAAGAGCACTGCAAGCAGCGAGAGCAGCGGCGACTCCTCCACCTCTGATAGCTCAGACTCCGAGGAGGAGAGAGCTACGCGGCTTGCTGAGCTGCAGGAACAGGTGGGTGCGGAACAG CTAAAAGCTGTCCATGAGCAGCTAGCTGCTCTCTCACAGGCTCCTGTCAGTAAaccaaagaagaagaaagagaggaaggacaaagacaagaaaaagaagGATAACAAGCACAACAAAGCCAAACCTGAGGACGACAAAAAGCCTAAAGCAGTTCAACCTACGAAACCGGCTCAGCCGAAGAAGGGCCCGGCTAGGAAAGCTAACAGCACTATTCCTGGCAACAG GCAACCAAAGAAGGGAGCCAGAGGAGGGCCAGGCTACGAATCGGATGATGAAGACTCTGCGCTGCCCATGACATATGACGAGAAGCGGCAGCTGAGCCTAGACATTAACCGGTTGCCAGGGGAGAAGCTTGGCAGGGTGGTGCACATCATCCAGTCCAGGGAGCCCTCGCTGCGGGACTCCAACCCTGACGAGATTGAGATCGACTTTGAGACGCTCAAACCCTCCACCCTACGCGAGTTGGAACGCTACGTTAAGACTTGTTTacagaagaaacagagaaaaccTCTAC AGAAAGGCGGCTCTGGGCCAGGCTCAGGCCCGTCCCGActcagcggcagcagcagctcttCAGATTCGGGCAGCAGTAGCTCCAGTGGCTCcacttcagacagcagtgactctgactga
- the brd3a gene encoding bromodomain-containing protein 3a isoform X5 produces MSDVTSATSTPPQIVNPPPPEVTNLTKPGRKTNQLQYMQNVVVKTLWRHQFAWPFYQPVDAVKLGLPDYHKIIKNPMDMGTIKKRLENVYYWSASECMQDFNTMFTNCYIYNKPTDDIVLMAQALEKIFLQKVALMPQEEVELLPPAPKGKGRKPAPGQPEGAVTSGSPPSAFPGATSPAPQTPVISPPAVPTITPSTPTVQNTTAPSIMPGLPPSQPVIKKKGVKRKADTTTPTTSAITASRSESPTPLCEGKQGKVASRRESTGRPIKPPKKDLEDGEVGQHGGKRGRLTEHLKYCDTILKEMLSKKHAAYAWPFYKPVDAEALELHDYHDIIKHPMDLSTIKKKMDSREYQDAQSFAADVRLMFSNCYKYNPPDHEVVAMARRLQDVFEMRFAKMPDEPVEVNVPGGAGGAGVVSKSTASSESSGDSSTSDSSDSEEERATRLAELQEQLKAVHEQLAALSQAPVSKPKKKKERKDKDKKKKDNKHNKAKPEDDKKPKAVQPTKPAQPKKGPARKANSTIPGNRQPKKGARGGPGYESDDEDSALPMTYDEKRQLSLDINRLPGEKLGRVVHIIQSREPSLRDSNPDEIEIDFETLKPSTLRELERYVKTCLQKKQRKPLQKGGSGPGSGPSRLSGSSSSSDSGSSSSSGSTSDSSDSD; encoded by the exons ATGTCGGATGTCACCTCAGCTACTTCAACCCCTCCTCAGATTGTCAACCCCCCACCTCCTGAGGTAACAAACCTCACTAAACCTGGCCGCAAGACTAATCAGCTACAGTACATGCAAAATGTAGTGGTCAAGACGCTGTGGAGGCATCAGTTCGCATGGCCCTTCTACCAGCCTGTTGATGCTGTCAAGCTGGGGCTGCCG GATTATCACAAGATAATAAAAAATCCAATGGATATGGGTACCATCAAGAAAAGACTGGAGAATGTGTACTACTGGAGTGCCAGCGAGTGTATGCAAGACTTCAATACGATGTTTACCAACTGTTACATCTACAATAAG CCAACAGATGACATTGTTTTAATGGCTCAAGCCTTGGAGAAGATTTTCCTGCAGAAGGTGGCCTTGATGCCCCAGGAGGAGGTTGAGTTACTCCCTCCAGCACCTAAGGGCAAGGGCCGCAAACCAGCACCAG GTCAGCCGGAAGGAGCTGTAACGTCTGGCTCTCCACCCTCGGCTTTCCCAGGTGCTACCTCTCCAGCCCCCCAAACGCCAGTTATCTCCCCTCCTGCAGTGCCTACCATCACGCCGAGTACGCCCACTGTACAGAATACGACAGCTCCCTCAATCATGCCTGGCCTGCCCCCCTCGCAGCCTGTCATCAAA AAGAAAGGGGTGAAGAGGAAAGCAGACACCACCACCCCGACTACGTCTGCTATCACAGCCAGCAGGAGTGAATCGCCCACCCCTCTCTGCGAAGGCAAGCAGGGCAAAGTGGCCTCTCGGAGGGAAAGCACTGGTCGGCCAATCAAACCTCCCAAGAAGGACCTGGAGGATGGTGAGGTGGGGCAGCATGGAGGCAAACGTGGCCGGCTGACTGAACACCTCAAGTATTGTGATACCATCCTCAAAGAAATGCTCTCCAAAAAGCATGCCGCATACGCCTGGCCATTCTACAAACCTGTTGATGCAGAGGCACTTGAACTGCACGATTACCATGACATTATCAAACACCCTATGGACTTAAGTACAATCAAA AAAAAGATGGACAGTCGGGAATACCAGGATGCACAGAGCTTTGCTGCAGATGTGCGATTAATGTTCTCAAATTGTTACAAGTACAACCCACCTGATCATGAGGTTGTAGCAATGGCTCGAAGACTACAA GATGTGTTTGAGATGCGCTTTGCTAAGATGCCAGATGAGCCAGTGGAGGTAAATGTGCCTGGTGGGGCTGGTGGGGCTGGTGTGGTCAGTAAGAGCACTGCAAGCAGCGAGAGCAGCGGCGACTCCTCCACCTCTGATAGCTCAGACTCCGAGGAGGAGAGAGCTACGCGGCTTGCTGAGCTGCAGGAACAG CTAAAAGCTGTCCATGAGCAGCTAGCTGCTCTCTCACAGGCTCCTGTCAGTAAaccaaagaagaagaaagagaggaaggacaaagacaagaaaaagaagGATAACAAGCACAACAAAGCCAAACCTGAGGACGACAAAAAGCCTAAAGCAGTTCAACCTACGAAACCGGCTCAGCCGAAGAAGGGCCCGGCTAGGAAAGCTAACAGCACTATTCCTGGCAACAG GCAACCAAAGAAGGGAGCCAGAGGAGGGCCAGGCTACGAATCGGATGATGAAGACTCTGCGCTGCCCATGACATATGACGAGAAGCGGCAGCTGAGCCTAGACATTAACCGGTTGCCAGGGGAGAAGCTTGGCAGGGTGGTGCACATCATCCAGTCCAGGGAGCCCTCGCTGCGGGACTCCAACCCTGACGAGATTGAGATCGACTTTGAGACGCTCAAACCCTCCACCCTACGCGAGTTGGAACGCTACGTTAAGACTTGTTTacagaagaaacagagaaaaccTCTAC AGAAAGGCGGCTCTGGGCCAGGCTCAGGCCCGTCCCGActcagcggcagcagcagctcttCAGATTCGGGCAGCAGTAGCTCCAGTGGCTCcacttcagacagcagtgactctgactga
- the brd3a gene encoding bromodomain-containing protein 3a isoform X2, producing MSDVTSATSTPPQIVNPPPPEVTNLTKPGRKTNQLQYMQNVVVKTLWRHQFAWPFYQPVDAVKLGLPDYHKIIKNPMDMGTIKKRLENVYYWSASECMQDFNTMFTNCYIYNKPTDDIVLMAQALEKIFLQKVALMPQEEVELLPPAPKGKGRKPAPGQPEGAVTSGSPPSAFPGATSPAPQTPVISPPAVPTITPSTPTVQNTTAPSIMPGLPPSQPVIKKGVKRKADTTTPTTSAITASRSESPTPLCEGKQGKVASRRESTGRPIKPPKKDLEDGEVGQHGGKRGRLTEHLKYCDTILKEMLSKKHAAYAWPFYKPVDAEALELHDYHDIIKHPMDLSTIKKKMDSREYQDAQSFAADVRLMFSNCYKYNPPDHEVVAMARRLQDVFEMRFAKMPDEPVEVNVPGGAGGAGVVSKSTASSESSGDSSTSDSSDSEEERATRLAELQEQVGAEQLKAVHEQLAALSQAPVSKPKKKKERKDKDKKKKDNKHNKAKPEDDKKPKAVQPTKPAQPKKGPARKANSTIPGNSRQPKKGARGGPGYESDDEDSALPMTYDEKRQLSLDINRLPGEKLGRVVHIIQSREPSLRDSNPDEIEIDFETLKPSTLRELERYVKTCLQKKQRKPLQKGGSGPGSGPSRLSGSSSSSDSGSSSSSGSTSDSSDSD from the exons ATGTCGGATGTCACCTCAGCTACTTCAACCCCTCCTCAGATTGTCAACCCCCCACCTCCTGAGGTAACAAACCTCACTAAACCTGGCCGCAAGACTAATCAGCTACAGTACATGCAAAATGTAGTGGTCAAGACGCTGTGGAGGCATCAGTTCGCATGGCCCTTCTACCAGCCTGTTGATGCTGTCAAGCTGGGGCTGCCG GATTATCACAAGATAATAAAAAATCCAATGGATATGGGTACCATCAAGAAAAGACTGGAGAATGTGTACTACTGGAGTGCCAGCGAGTGTATGCAAGACTTCAATACGATGTTTACCAACTGTTACATCTACAATAAG CCAACAGATGACATTGTTTTAATGGCTCAAGCCTTGGAGAAGATTTTCCTGCAGAAGGTGGCCTTGATGCCCCAGGAGGAGGTTGAGTTACTCCCTCCAGCACCTAAGGGCAAGGGCCGCAAACCAGCACCAG GTCAGCCGGAAGGAGCTGTAACGTCTGGCTCTCCACCCTCGGCTTTCCCAGGTGCTACCTCTCCAGCCCCCCAAACGCCAGTTATCTCCCCTCCTGCAGTGCCTACCATCACGCCGAGTACGCCCACTGTACAGAATACGACAGCTCCCTCAATCATGCCTGGCCTGCCCCCCTCGCAGCCTGTCATCAAA AAAGGGGTGAAGAGGAAAGCAGACACCACCACCCCGACTACGTCTGCTATCACAGCCAGCAGGAGTGAATCGCCCACCCCTCTCTGCGAAGGCAAGCAGGGCAAAGTGGCCTCTCGGAGGGAAAGCACTGGTCGGCCAATCAAACCTCCCAAGAAGGACCTGGAGGATGGTGAGGTGGGGCAGCATGGAGGCAAACGTGGCCGGCTGACTGAACACCTCAAGTATTGTGATACCATCCTCAAAGAAATGCTCTCCAAAAAGCATGCCGCATACGCCTGGCCATTCTACAAACCTGTTGATGCAGAGGCACTTGAACTGCACGATTACCATGACATTATCAAACACCCTATGGACTTAAGTACAATCAAA AAAAAGATGGACAGTCGGGAATACCAGGATGCACAGAGCTTTGCTGCAGATGTGCGATTAATGTTCTCAAATTGTTACAAGTACAACCCACCTGATCATGAGGTTGTAGCAATGGCTCGAAGACTACAA GATGTGTTTGAGATGCGCTTTGCTAAGATGCCAGATGAGCCAGTGGAGGTAAATGTGCCTGGTGGGGCTGGTGGGGCTGGTGTGGTCAGTAAGAGCACTGCAAGCAGCGAGAGCAGCGGCGACTCCTCCACCTCTGATAGCTCAGACTCCGAGGAGGAGAGAGCTACGCGGCTTGCTGAGCTGCAGGAACAGGTGGGTGCGGAACAG CTAAAAGCTGTCCATGAGCAGCTAGCTGCTCTCTCACAGGCTCCTGTCAGTAAaccaaagaagaagaaagagaggaaggacaaagacaagaaaaagaagGATAACAAGCACAACAAAGCCAAACCTGAGGACGACAAAAAGCCTAAAGCAGTTCAACCTACGAAACCGGCTCAGCCGAAGAAGGGCCCGGCTAGGAAAGCTAACAGCACTATTCCTGGCAACAG CAGGCAACCAAAGAAGGGAGCCAGAGGAGGGCCAGGCTACGAATCGGATGATGAAGACTCTGCGCTGCCCATGACATATGACGAGAAGCGGCAGCTGAGCCTAGACATTAACCGGTTGCCAGGGGAGAAGCTTGGCAGGGTGGTGCACATCATCCAGTCCAGGGAGCCCTCGCTGCGGGACTCCAACCCTGACGAGATTGAGATCGACTTTGAGACGCTCAAACCCTCCACCCTACGCGAGTTGGAACGCTACGTTAAGACTTGTTTacagaagaaacagagaaaaccTCTAC AGAAAGGCGGCTCTGGGCCAGGCTCAGGCCCGTCCCGActcagcggcagcagcagctcttCAGATTCGGGCAGCAGTAGCTCCAGTGGCTCcacttcagacagcagtgactctgactga
- the brd3a gene encoding bromodomain-containing protein 3a isoform X4: MSDVTSATSTPPQIVNPPPPEVTNLTKPGRKTNQLQYMQNVVVKTLWRHQFAWPFYQPVDAVKLGLPDYHKIIKNPMDMGTIKKRLENVYYWSASECMQDFNTMFTNCYIYNKPTDDIVLMAQALEKIFLQKVALMPQEEVELLPPAPKGKGRKPAPGQPEGAVTSGSPPSAFPGATSPAPQTPVISPPAVPTITPSTPTVQNTTAPSIMPGLPPSQPVIKKKGVKRKADTTTPTTSAITASRSESPTPLCEGKQGKVASRRESTGRPIKPPKKDLEDGEVGQHGGKRGRLTEHLKYCDTILKEMLSKKHAAYAWPFYKPVDAEALELHDYHDIIKHPMDLSTIKKKMDSREYQDAQSFAADVRLMFSNCYKYNPPDHEVVAMARRLQDVFEMRFAKMPDEPVEVNVPGGAGGAGVVSKSTASSESSGDSSTSDSSDSEEERATRLAELQEQLKAVHEQLAALSQAPVSKPKKKKERKDKDKKKKDNKHNKAKPEDDKKPKAVQPTKPAQPKKGPARKANSTIPGNSRQPKKGARGGPGYESDDEDSALPMTYDEKRQLSLDINRLPGEKLGRVVHIIQSREPSLRDSNPDEIEIDFETLKPSTLRELERYVKTCLQKKQRKPLQKGGSGPGSGPSRLSGSSSSSDSGSSSSSGSTSDSSDSD, from the exons ATGTCGGATGTCACCTCAGCTACTTCAACCCCTCCTCAGATTGTCAACCCCCCACCTCCTGAGGTAACAAACCTCACTAAACCTGGCCGCAAGACTAATCAGCTACAGTACATGCAAAATGTAGTGGTCAAGACGCTGTGGAGGCATCAGTTCGCATGGCCCTTCTACCAGCCTGTTGATGCTGTCAAGCTGGGGCTGCCG GATTATCACAAGATAATAAAAAATCCAATGGATATGGGTACCATCAAGAAAAGACTGGAGAATGTGTACTACTGGAGTGCCAGCGAGTGTATGCAAGACTTCAATACGATGTTTACCAACTGTTACATCTACAATAAG CCAACAGATGACATTGTTTTAATGGCTCAAGCCTTGGAGAAGATTTTCCTGCAGAAGGTGGCCTTGATGCCCCAGGAGGAGGTTGAGTTACTCCCTCCAGCACCTAAGGGCAAGGGCCGCAAACCAGCACCAG GTCAGCCGGAAGGAGCTGTAACGTCTGGCTCTCCACCCTCGGCTTTCCCAGGTGCTACCTCTCCAGCCCCCCAAACGCCAGTTATCTCCCCTCCTGCAGTGCCTACCATCACGCCGAGTACGCCCACTGTACAGAATACGACAGCTCCCTCAATCATGCCTGGCCTGCCCCCCTCGCAGCCTGTCATCAAA AAGAAAGGGGTGAAGAGGAAAGCAGACACCACCACCCCGACTACGTCTGCTATCACAGCCAGCAGGAGTGAATCGCCCACCCCTCTCTGCGAAGGCAAGCAGGGCAAAGTGGCCTCTCGGAGGGAAAGCACTGGTCGGCCAATCAAACCTCCCAAGAAGGACCTGGAGGATGGTGAGGTGGGGCAGCATGGAGGCAAACGTGGCCGGCTGACTGAACACCTCAAGTATTGTGATACCATCCTCAAAGAAATGCTCTCCAAAAAGCATGCCGCATACGCCTGGCCATTCTACAAACCTGTTGATGCAGAGGCACTTGAACTGCACGATTACCATGACATTATCAAACACCCTATGGACTTAAGTACAATCAAA AAAAAGATGGACAGTCGGGAATACCAGGATGCACAGAGCTTTGCTGCAGATGTGCGATTAATGTTCTCAAATTGTTACAAGTACAACCCACCTGATCATGAGGTTGTAGCAATGGCTCGAAGACTACAA GATGTGTTTGAGATGCGCTTTGCTAAGATGCCAGATGAGCCAGTGGAGGTAAATGTGCCTGGTGGGGCTGGTGGGGCTGGTGTGGTCAGTAAGAGCACTGCAAGCAGCGAGAGCAGCGGCGACTCCTCCACCTCTGATAGCTCAGACTCCGAGGAGGAGAGAGCTACGCGGCTTGCTGAGCTGCAGGAACAG CTAAAAGCTGTCCATGAGCAGCTAGCTGCTCTCTCACAGGCTCCTGTCAGTAAaccaaagaagaagaaagagaggaaggacaaagacaagaaaaagaagGATAACAAGCACAACAAAGCCAAACCTGAGGACGACAAAAAGCCTAAAGCAGTTCAACCTACGAAACCGGCTCAGCCGAAGAAGGGCCCGGCTAGGAAAGCTAACAGCACTATTCCTGGCAACAG CAGGCAACCAAAGAAGGGAGCCAGAGGAGGGCCAGGCTACGAATCGGATGATGAAGACTCTGCGCTGCCCATGACATATGACGAGAAGCGGCAGCTGAGCCTAGACATTAACCGGTTGCCAGGGGAGAAGCTTGGCAGGGTGGTGCACATCATCCAGTCCAGGGAGCCCTCGCTGCGGGACTCCAACCCTGACGAGATTGAGATCGACTTTGAGACGCTCAAACCCTCCACCCTACGCGAGTTGGAACGCTACGTTAAGACTTGTTTacagaagaaacagagaaaaccTCTAC AGAAAGGCGGCTCTGGGCCAGGCTCAGGCCCGTCCCGActcagcggcagcagcagctcttCAGATTCGGGCAGCAGTAGCTCCAGTGGCTCcacttcagacagcagtgactctgactga
- the brd3a gene encoding bromodomain-containing protein 3a isoform X1, producing the protein MSDVTSATSTPPQIVNPPPPEVTNLTKPGRKTNQLQYMQNVVVKTLWRHQFAWPFYQPVDAVKLGLPDYHKIIKNPMDMGTIKKRLENVYYWSASECMQDFNTMFTNCYIYNKPTDDIVLMAQALEKIFLQKVALMPQEEVELLPPAPKGKGRKPAPGQPEGAVTSGSPPSAFPGATSPAPQTPVISPPAVPTITPSTPTVQNTTAPSIMPGLPPSQPVIKKKGVKRKADTTTPTTSAITASRSESPTPLCEGKQGKVASRRESTGRPIKPPKKDLEDGEVGQHGGKRGRLTEHLKYCDTILKEMLSKKHAAYAWPFYKPVDAEALELHDYHDIIKHPMDLSTIKKKMDSREYQDAQSFAADVRLMFSNCYKYNPPDHEVVAMARRLQDVFEMRFAKMPDEPVEVNVPGGAGGAGVVSKSTASSESSGDSSTSDSSDSEEERATRLAELQEQVGAEQLKAVHEQLAALSQAPVSKPKKKKERKDKDKKKKDNKHNKAKPEDDKKPKAVQPTKPAQPKKGPARKANSTIPGNSRQPKKGARGGPGYESDDEDSALPMTYDEKRQLSLDINRLPGEKLGRVVHIIQSREPSLRDSNPDEIEIDFETLKPSTLRELERYVKTCLQKKQRKPLQKGGSGPGSGPSRLSGSSSSSDSGSSSSSGSTSDSSDSD; encoded by the exons ATGTCGGATGTCACCTCAGCTACTTCAACCCCTCCTCAGATTGTCAACCCCCCACCTCCTGAGGTAACAAACCTCACTAAACCTGGCCGCAAGACTAATCAGCTACAGTACATGCAAAATGTAGTGGTCAAGACGCTGTGGAGGCATCAGTTCGCATGGCCCTTCTACCAGCCTGTTGATGCTGTCAAGCTGGGGCTGCCG GATTATCACAAGATAATAAAAAATCCAATGGATATGGGTACCATCAAGAAAAGACTGGAGAATGTGTACTACTGGAGTGCCAGCGAGTGTATGCAAGACTTCAATACGATGTTTACCAACTGTTACATCTACAATAAG CCAACAGATGACATTGTTTTAATGGCTCAAGCCTTGGAGAAGATTTTCCTGCAGAAGGTGGCCTTGATGCCCCAGGAGGAGGTTGAGTTACTCCCTCCAGCACCTAAGGGCAAGGGCCGCAAACCAGCACCAG GTCAGCCGGAAGGAGCTGTAACGTCTGGCTCTCCACCCTCGGCTTTCCCAGGTGCTACCTCTCCAGCCCCCCAAACGCCAGTTATCTCCCCTCCTGCAGTGCCTACCATCACGCCGAGTACGCCCACTGTACAGAATACGACAGCTCCCTCAATCATGCCTGGCCTGCCCCCCTCGCAGCCTGTCATCAAA AAGAAAGGGGTGAAGAGGAAAGCAGACACCACCACCCCGACTACGTCTGCTATCACAGCCAGCAGGAGTGAATCGCCCACCCCTCTCTGCGAAGGCAAGCAGGGCAAAGTGGCCTCTCGGAGGGAAAGCACTGGTCGGCCAATCAAACCTCCCAAGAAGGACCTGGAGGATGGTGAGGTGGGGCAGCATGGAGGCAAACGTGGCCGGCTGACTGAACACCTCAAGTATTGTGATACCATCCTCAAAGAAATGCTCTCCAAAAAGCATGCCGCATACGCCTGGCCATTCTACAAACCTGTTGATGCAGAGGCACTTGAACTGCACGATTACCATGACATTATCAAACACCCTATGGACTTAAGTACAATCAAA AAAAAGATGGACAGTCGGGAATACCAGGATGCACAGAGCTTTGCTGCAGATGTGCGATTAATGTTCTCAAATTGTTACAAGTACAACCCACCTGATCATGAGGTTGTAGCAATGGCTCGAAGACTACAA GATGTGTTTGAGATGCGCTTTGCTAAGATGCCAGATGAGCCAGTGGAGGTAAATGTGCCTGGTGGGGCTGGTGGGGCTGGTGTGGTCAGTAAGAGCACTGCAAGCAGCGAGAGCAGCGGCGACTCCTCCACCTCTGATAGCTCAGACTCCGAGGAGGAGAGAGCTACGCGGCTTGCTGAGCTGCAGGAACAGGTGGGTGCGGAACAG CTAAAAGCTGTCCATGAGCAGCTAGCTGCTCTCTCACAGGCTCCTGTCAGTAAaccaaagaagaagaaagagaggaaggacaaagacaagaaaaagaagGATAACAAGCACAACAAAGCCAAACCTGAGGACGACAAAAAGCCTAAAGCAGTTCAACCTACGAAACCGGCTCAGCCGAAGAAGGGCCCGGCTAGGAAAGCTAACAGCACTATTCCTGGCAACAG CAGGCAACCAAAGAAGGGAGCCAGAGGAGGGCCAGGCTACGAATCGGATGATGAAGACTCTGCGCTGCCCATGACATATGACGAGAAGCGGCAGCTGAGCCTAGACATTAACCGGTTGCCAGGGGAGAAGCTTGGCAGGGTGGTGCACATCATCCAGTCCAGGGAGCCCTCGCTGCGGGACTCCAACCCTGACGAGATTGAGATCGACTTTGAGACGCTCAAACCCTCCACCCTACGCGAGTTGGAACGCTACGTTAAGACTTGTTTacagaagaaacagagaaaaccTCTAC AGAAAGGCGGCTCTGGGCCAGGCTCAGGCCCGTCCCGActcagcggcagcagcagctcttCAGATTCGGGCAGCAGTAGCTCCAGTGGCTCcacttcagacagcagtgactctgactga